The window CCAGCCacccgacagtgtggggactgggagaggagcaGTCAGGCACTGGCCAGCTTACTGTCATCCGAATGCAGACGCTTTTAGGCGGCTGTATTCAGATGGCtagggaggccactgtgctgcgggtATTATCcatctcggaggagggttaccaaattCTCCTTGCAGGCACCttctgcacattcacgtggccttccCACAGCCGCATTTTGCGAAAATATGCGGCTTTGCAAGTGGGTCAATTGGCAATCTGAAGTTGGctagagagaggagtcacagaaatcagttctagAGGGACgaactggcaaactttggaagactgcctggtcgaaggagaaggctggcagtctgaaaggtgacctgaaagaaagaggatcatctggagaaccctgaaggcaggcaaatttcgtcagcaagacagattgagaaggaattagttgtggatgtcctggaaaaggaatctctctctgaaaaccagtaagaatcttcctgagtggtaaccatttttcCGTTAAACACCAAACCCTGTTGAACTTTAatactaacttctgtgcacagtacaagaattgcctgcaaccagtgagattggactgtgatccaaagaacttttctaatcttaattatacattacagacacccgcacttagtattagaggggggattaagaggttaggtaggttaagtaataagttaaagtttaattctgttttcttgttcaattataattaaaaacgacttttgtttaagtgaccctgggttgtgcatatctattgctgctggattttggggtcctctggactctgtaacagagtaaagatatattactgatgtttcgggcctgagcctttcttcatggCATGAAAAtcttgaataagggctcaggcccgaaacattggtaatatatctttatctcctatggacgctgcaagaccagctgagatccCCTAGTATTTCTgcgtgcttttactacaatcacagcgtctgcaggctaGTGTTTCACCACATGTATTGCAAGTACACATGCTGAAGTTGAAccaatttttttgtttgttttgcagGCGAAGGAGGCTTTGGAGAATGGTGAGGTGCCTGTTGGATGTCTGATGGTTTACCACAATGAGATTTTGGGACAAGGGAGGAATGAAGTCAATGAAACCAAGAATGTAAGTCAATGCATTAACACCGTAGAATGGGCGTTTCCACATTGAAAagaccagagagtggtgaacctctggtaCGGGCAGGTGTGGAGGCCAGATTGTTGggtctatttaaggcagagattgataggtatctgaatagtcaaggtatcagattttatggggagaaggcagaggagttcggctgaatgggaaaatggatcagctcacacaTGCGCACAATGGCTGAATGAGCTAtcatctgcatctcctccatttcccaggCATCAGATCAACACTGTTCTCCAAATAAAACATCATTCTTTGACATTGCCCCACCTACAATGTGATTCTATCCGCACcacccttgtcttctttccacagAAACTCTATGATTCTTCTATTGGTTTGTTAAATCCATCCCCACCTGCACCTCTTCTGGTACTTTCCCAAGCcaaaacaaaacaatatttatttattcatttttatagataaaatacttgtcctgcatatgtattatttgtgggGTTAGGGCAGGCATGTATGAAGGACCATGTCTCCTGAGTAGGTAGATGTCCTGGAGTGAAATGCCTCATTCGAGGACATGAGGCCGAGAGGAAGAAACGAACAGAAGGGGATGGTGCCCTTACAAgatacagggtggggggggggaggggggtgtaagAGTTAAATTAGAAAATCTGCAGGTGGCTaaataaaaaaggtggggggaaggggaggagctgTAGTCTATAGTAGTCCCGGTAGCTTGGAAGTCGTGTTTATAGTAAATGCCAGTGaatagtttgtctcctgagatggggacggagatccagaaaggggacaGAGATATCTGAAGTGGTCCAAGTGTCGGAAGTGGTCCACGATATAGAGAATGTGATTGTGGAACAAAGTGTTCCATCCTGTAAGGCTCTGTCCTTCAAGCCTGGTCCATGATTTTCCTCCGTCCACACAGGCTACTCGTCATGCGGAGATGGTTGCCATTGGCCACGTCCTGGAGTGGTGTCACTTGAATGGCAGGAGATGGCAGGAGGTGTTCAAAGACACGGTGCTGTACGTGACGGTGGAACCCTGTATCATGTGCGCGGCCGCCTTGCGACTACTGAGTATCCTTTGGCTGTCGTGTGTTGACATGGGGAATGACCGGCAGAACTTTCCCTTTGTGTATGAAGTTGCATCGCTTCTGCCCATCGTGGGGTTGTGATGAAAGGAGAGCAAGAACTCTCAGAATTGTAAACCGGTAATCTGTTACCTTTTTGAGTGGTTTAGATCATC of the Narcine bancroftii isolate sNarBan1 chromosome 4, sNarBan1.hap1, whole genome shotgun sequence genome contains:
- the adat2 gene encoding tRNA-specific adenosine deaminase 2 isoform X1, which encodes MSAREEKEGPAKEALENGEVPVGCLMVYHNEILGQGRNEVNETKNATRHAEMVAIGHVLEWCHLNGRRWQEVFKDTVLYVTVEPCIMCAAALRLLNIPLVVYGCQNERFGGCGSVLNIPADDLQHTGAPFQCIGGYKAEEAVELLRTFYKAENPNAPKSKVRKKE
- the adat2 gene encoding tRNA-specific adenosine deaminase 2 isoform X2, with amino-acid sequence MEQALNTAKEALENGEVPVGCLMVYHNEILGQGRNEVNETKNATRHAEMVAIGHVLEWCHLNGRRWQEVFKDTVLYVTVEPCIMCAAALRLLNIPLVVYGCQNERFGGCGSVLNIPADDLQHTGAPFQCIGGYKAEEAVELLRTFYKAENPNAPKSKVRKKE
- the adat2 gene encoding tRNA-specific adenosine deaminase 2 isoform X3; this translates as MVYHNEILGQGRNEVNETKNATRHAEMVAIGHVLEWCHLNGRRWQEVFKDTVLYVTVEPCIMCAAALRLLNIPLVVYGCQNERFGGCGSVLNIPADDLQHTGAPFQCIGGYKAEEAVELLRTFYKAENPNAPKSKVRKKE